NNNNNNNNNNNNNNNNNNNNNNNNNNNNNNNNNNNNNNNNNNNNNNNNNNNNNNNNNNNNNNNNNNNNNNNNNNNNNNNNNNNNNNNNNNNNNNNNNNNNNNNNNNNNNNNNNNNNNNNNNNNNNNNNNNNNNNNNNNNNNNNNNNNNNNNNNNNNNNNNNNNNNNNNNNNNNNNNNNNNNNNNNNNNNNNNNNNNNNNNNNNNNNNNNNNNNNNNNNNNNNNNNNNNNNNNNNNNNNNNNNNNNNNNNNNNNNNNNNNNNNNNNNNNNNNNNNNNNNNNNNNNNNNNNNNNNNNNNNNNNNNNNNNNNNNNNNNNNNNNNNNNNNNNNNNNNNNNNNNNNNNNNNNNNNNNNNNNNNNNNNNNNNNNNNNNNNNNNNNNNNNNNNNNNNNNNNNNNNNNNNNNNNNNNNNNNNNNNNNNNNNNNNNNNNNNNNNNNNNNNNNNNNNNNNNNNNNNNNNNNNNNNNNNNNNNNNNNNNNNNNNNNNNNNNNNNNNNNNNNNNNNNNNNNNNNNNNNNNNNNNNNNNNNNNNNNNNNNNNNNNNNNNNNNNNNNNNNNNNNNNNNNNNNNNNNNNNNNNNNNNNNNNNNNNNNNNNNNNNNNNNNNNNNNNNNNNNNNNNNNNNNNNNNNNNNNNNNNNNNNNNNNNNNNNNNNNNNNNNNNNNNNNNNNNNNNNNNNNNNNNNNNNNNNNNNNNNNNNNNNNNNNNNNNNNNNNNNNNNNNNNNNNNNNNNNNNNNNNNNNNNNNNNNNNNNNNNNNNNNNNNNNNNNNNNNNNNNNNNNNNNNNNNNNNNNNNNNNNNNNNNNNNNNNNNNNNNNNNNNNNNNNNNNNNNNNNNNNNNNNNNNNNNNNNNNNNNNNNNNNNNNNNNNNNNNNNNNNNNNNNNNNNNNNNNNNNNNNNNNNNNNNNNNNNNNNNNNNNNNNNNNNNNNNNNNNNNNNNNNNNNNtttctcccccccccccccccccgatTTATCATCAGCATAAGTCATGTCGAGCAAGAGACTTTTGAGCAGTGAGTAGTATGTGAGTGAGAATTCTGAAATTACACATCCATTTACTTGATTTGGATAATTGTTGTGTATTTATCGATTTACATGTGTTTGCAAGTTGCAAAGAGATCTCAGAGTTACAGTCGTCTTCTCGTCTACGCTGTGGTTGTTCAATATTTGCTTCttcgtgtaattatatctCATGAGTTGTAATTTTTGACTTTCCAGGAAGAAGCTAAATATGGATGAAATTCATGATATTCACGGGTTAAGATTGATAGTTGAAACTGAAGAAGATTGCTATAAAGCTTTAAGAGTCGTGCAGCAGCTATGGCATGAAATACCTGGGAGGTTCAAGGACTACATAGTTTATCCGAAGTGTAATGGGTAAGCCTGACTTCAAAGTGGAGATGCAACTTTTAATGGGTTTTGCTACATGATATGCCTAATGTTAATCTTACAATTTGCAGGTACCAGTCCCTACATACAGTAGTCATATCTGAGAGTATGGTTCCTGTAGAAGTTCAGATCCGAACAAAAAAGATGCATCTGCAAGCTGAGTATGGATTTGCTGCCCACTGGAGATACAAAGAAGGTGACTGTAAATACTCTTCCTTTGTCCTTCAGATGGTTGAATGGGCGCGATGGGTCATTACCTGGCAGTGCGAGGCCATGAGCAAAGACAGGTCATCTGTTGATCTTTTTGACTCCACAAAGCTACCTTGCATGTTCCCTACCCATTCGAAAGATTGCACATTTTCATGCAAACCTCAATGTGGCTCTGATGGACCTGTCTTCGTCATCATGATTGAGAATGATAAGGTTTGTGATATCTTTTATATGCACAAGACTTGGAAGTAGATAACAGCTTATTCAGAATTTAATATAGGGTTGCTTATGCATCTCTCGTTGCggaatttctaaattaatcaATAGTATTCAAATGTTAAACATGGATACATTGTCAAACGGTGCACTTGTGTTATTCTGGTGTATTGTATGTTCTTGCATGAATCAGCTTTTGACCCAGTAATTGGCTTGCAGATGTCAGTTCAGGAGTTACCTGCAAACTCATCTGTGATGGATCTGTTGGAAACTACGGGTCGAGGCAGTTCTCGGTGGACTTCTTATGGGCTTCCGGTGAAGGCAGACCTTAGGCCACGGCTAAACCATGAGCCTGTCAGTGATCCAACATGTAAACTGAAAATGGGGGATGTGGTGGAACTGACTCCAACAATACCAGATAAGTCATTGACTGTGTATCGGGAAGAAATCCAGCGGATGTATGACCAGGGTCGCAGCATATCAAGTGCTGTGCCTAGCTATAGAAGTTGACCTTAGTTGAACTCATTCTTTCGTAGTGTACCATTCaattgaaaagaagaaaaaggaaccAGTCATTCTTGTACGTAAACTGATTTTCATGGTTCTgcaatgaaatgaaatgccaatCTAATTGCAATTAAGATGATGTTATCATACATGAATCTCAATGTTACTGAGACATGATTTCATTCATCATCATCGCAATATATTATTCTGATCTAATTGACATGATTACAAAATAGTCATCGTGGATGTTTAGCTCCAAGGGGAAAAGAAACTCGCTGGGGTGTTCCTTGGGGCAAATCTCTACGGTCTTGAGAATTTGGATTAGAACTGGTAACGGGATCAGCAGCTTCTTCATCCTCTTCTGTTTCTTCAGCAGGTTGGTTATTCTGCCTCTTGGGAATAGCTAATTGATAATTTGGGCTAATCAGGGTATCCGGCTCCGGTGGCAGAGGGATTCCAGGCCCTGCTATTGATTTCGGCAATGGAACCTTATTTCTGCTCCTAGCCAACTCCAGCAGCACCTGTCAAACGCTCTGGTGTGAATATCTTGGCATCCATAACAAAGTCACGTATTAACAGAAAGGGAAAGTATAGAGCATTTTTCCACATAAGAACCTACTCCTTGGCCATTTAAAGTATTAGTCCTAAGAAATGATCAGGTGCATTTTGGGGTACGAGTACTGACGAGCGGAGtttaaaaacatatttcaatttaagaaaaaggcAAGATTTGAATGACCAAATCTCATGACCATCCAAGTTGCATCAATGTATCAAAGAAACTCATTTTGATACCGCATATTTGAACTAAACTGACTTATCAATTACATGCAAGTGTTGGTTCTGCATGCTTAAACTACACTTCTCATCCACTTCGTATTACAGTATAAGAAGCATCGACACCCCCAAACAACGATCAGAACTATTCTAAAGATACTTCAAGAATTAACATAAACAAACACATAGCTACTTACCTCTCGGGGTGGAGGCTGTGAGAAACTAAAATTGACTTTAGACTGTATTGCAAGCTTCACATCGTCAGAATCAATTGAAGATTTTGCAGCATGTTCTGAGTAGACCTGTGCATCAGTCAGCACATCGACAACGTACCGGTACCAAAGTTCTAA
The window above is part of the Sesamum indicum cultivar Zhongzhi No. 13 linkage group LG2, S_indicum_v1.0, whole genome shotgun sequence genome. Proteins encoded here:
- the LOC105179832 gene encoding probable GTP diphosphokinase RSH2, chloroplastic, which translates into the protein MDEIHDIHGLRLIVETEEDCYKALRVVQQLWHEIPGRFKDYIVYPKCNGYQSLHTVVISESMVPVEVQIRTKKMHLQAEYGFAAHWRYKEGDCKYSSFVLQMVEWARWVITWQCEAMSKDRSSVDLFDSTKLPCMFPTHSKDCTFSCKPQCGSDGPVFVIMIENDKMSVQELPANSSVMDLLETTGRGSSRWTSYGLPVKADLRPRLNHEPVSDPTCKLKMGDVVELTPTIPDKSLTVYREEIQRMYDQGRSISSAVPSYRS
- the LOC105179815 gene encoding transcription initiation factor TFIID subunit 9-like, which translates into the protein MAEGGEDDMPRDAKIVKELLKSMNVDDYEPRVIHQFLELWYRYVVDVLTDAQVYSEHAAKSSIDSDDVKLAIQSKVNFSFSQPPPREVLLELARSRNKVPLPKSIAGPGIPLPPEPDTLISPNYQLAIPKRQNNQPAEETEEDEEAADPVTSSNPNSQDRRDLPQGTPQRVSFPLGAKHPR